In Streptomyces roseifaciens, a single window of DNA contains:
- a CDS encoding type I polyketide synthase, with translation MSSNEDRLLEYLKRVTGDLRQVRERLREVEEKDQEPIAIVGMACRYPGGVRSPEDLWQLVVSGGDAVGEFPADRGWDVEDIYDPDPEASGKTYARHGGFLYEAGEFDPGFFGISPREAVAMDPQQRLLLETTWETFERAGIDAESVRGSRTGVFVGSGYQDYVNLLLGVAGEASDGHVGTGNSASVMSGRIAYTFGLEGPAVTVDTACSSSLVALHWAIQALRSGECSMALAGGVQVMTTPTAFVEFSRQRGLAPDGRCKPFAAAADGTGWAEGVGMLLVERLSDARRNGHRVLAVVRGSAVNQDGASNGLTAPNGPAQQRVIRQALASAGLSPAQVDAVEAHGTGTTLGDPIEAQALLATYGRERPEGRPLWLGSLKSNIGHSQAAAGVGGIIKMVMAMRHGVLPQTLHVDEPTPHVDWTAGDVRLLTEAMDWPESDHPRRAAVSSFGVSGTNAHTILEQAPAQDEEPAGAPATGPLAWVLSAKSDEALQAQAARLLSVTDGDVSPTDVGMSLATTRAALRHRAAVVGESREELLHGLRDLAAGTPSPGVLLGRPAGGKTGFLFSGQGSQRIGMGRELYEAYPVFAEAYDEVCAQLDAPVDVDAETLHQTGCTQPALFAIEVALFRLLESWGIRPDFVVGHSVGEIAAAHVAGALSLADAAKLVSARAALMQALPAGGAMVAVQATEEEILPHLTDEVNIAAVNGPQSVVISGDETAALAVAAAFAEQGRKTSRLKVSHAFHSPLMDPMLDEFAQVVRGLTFEEPQLPVVSNVTGRLVDAYTAEYWVRHVREAVRFADGVQTLADLGVTTFVEIGPGGVLSGMAQGCADTAVTVPLLRADRPERQALVTALAQLHTHGVAVDWNVFYSGARKTDLPTYAFQHERYWVDAPEAAAAAAVDPVDAQFWETVEREDLQALAETLDVGAEDALSDVLPALSSWRRQRKERSAAEGWRYRESWKRLGELAPAGPGGTWLLAVPEEENEQIAAVRTALTARGADVRTLVVGSASDRAGLAGELAGLGPVDGVLSLLVTDDPVLPTLLLVQALGDAGVDAPLWCLTSGAVAVSASDAVRNARHAQVWGLGRTVALELPRRWGGLIDLPETVDEQAAARLAGVLAQARSGRWDEDQLAVRASGVFARRLAHAPARPATGRWQPRGTVLITGGTGALGGHVARWLARNGAEHLVLAGRRGPDAPGAAALRAELEALGARVTVAACDVADRDAVAALLAEHTLTAVVHTAGVADAGMTDATTPAAFAAALAAKAGGAAHLDELLGDQELDAFVLFSSISGVWGSGGQAAYAAGNAFLDGLARQRRGRGLTATAVSWGPWADGGMVEDGDDEERLRRRGLRAMTPDSAITALQRALDRDETLLTVADVDWSRFIVPFTLGRPSPLLGDLPEVRATLAEDAPGTGPGSGALAGSLAGLSPEDRERALVDLVRTHAAAVLGHRGAGAVEADRPFRDLGFDSLTAVELRNRINEATGLALPTTLVFDHPTAADLAAHLLAELTGGEDPEATASAAAAVLDEPIAIIGMACRYPGDVRSPEDLWELVASGRDAISRFPGNRGWNVEALYHPDPDHPGTTYTTQGGFLHDADEFDPAVFGISPREAVAMDPQQRLLLETTWEAFERAGIAPHTVRSTATGVFVGSGYQDYTARPLKVPDGVEGYIPSGNAASVITGRLSYAFGLQGPSVTVDTACSSSLTALHLAVQALRNGECSMALAGGVMVMAGPSAFTMSSRQRALSADGRCKAFSSTADGTGFAEGVGLVLVERLSDARRNGHEVLAVVRGSAVNQDGASNGLTAPSGKAQQQVIRQALANARLAPGEVDAVEAHGTGTKLGDPIEAQALLATYGKEREAHPLWLGSLKSNIGHSQAAAGVGGVIKMVMAIRNGVLPQTLHVDEPTPDVDWTGGNVRLLTEQTAWPDRGRPRRAAVSSFGMSGTNVHTIIEQAPETGPAAEDEQTRATPDDTATAQAVDVFPWALSAKSARALREQARRLLNHLDRTEDLSLPDVGRALVTTRTQLEQRAVVVGRDRHELRAGLAALAEGEPADTVVQGSTTASGKVVLVFPGHGSQWTGMAAELLETSPVFAEQAKACAEAFAPYLDWPLLDVLRAEPGAPGMADVEVAQPALFTVMVSLAALWRSYGVTPAAVVGHSQGEVAAAYVAGALTLDDAARIVALRSRTLTKLIGKGAMLAVAMPADRARARLEKYGDRLSVAAVNGPAALTVSGEPGAVDELLAELEGEGVRVRKVRGATGAGHSAQVESLRSELLELLAPVAPRTGDVPFYSTVTGAVLDTATLDAEYWYRNARRTVEFEQTVRTLLDDGHGVFVECSPHPLLAGAVQEIAEEAGADAVTGASLRRDQGGMDRFLRSVAELHVNGVHVDWTVPFAGHPEQRVDLPTYAFQRQRYWLEGADPVPAGADPVEARFWELVENTDLPGLAGELGADDAALIGPALPVLSAWRRRSQEKSTVDGWRYRVAFRQLTDAPAAPDLDGLWLAVLPAGLADEEWAPCVVGVLGAHGAKVRVVELPVDCDRADAANRLAEELGTEQPAGVLSMLGLAPGRHPAHPTLSASLAATVTLLQALGDLDVQAPLWCATRGAVSTGASDPLRDADQAQLWGLGIVAALELPRRWGGLVDLPEALDEHALRRLAGVLAQHDEDQLAVRADGVFGRRMVRARPADAEPATPWRPRGTVLVTGGTGGVGRNLARWLAGAGAEHLVLTSRSGPDAPGAQELHAELTALGAEVTIAVCDIADRDAVARLLAGIEDRHPLTAVLHAAGTARSSMLAHAGLDEFAEAAASKVTGAVHLDELLDGRDLDAFVLFASGAGVWGSGGQASYASANAFLDALALRRRARGLTATSVAWGGWAGGGMVDDAVQERGEKRGLGFMPPELAISALRQAVEHDEAALTVAPIDWEKFLPAFTVGRPSPLLADLPDVQRLLEAEQAAGEETGAEAGLAAELAGLAPAGQEERLLEHIRSQSAVVLGHASAEDVPPTAQFLELGFDSLTAIDLRRRLSAATGLKLPAGLAFDHPTPARLAKHLLTRLGGAGRGAAAEEERPADMLVQLYQHASENGTAAEAMGMLMDAARFRRSFERPEELDRPPAPVRFSQGDRPFALMCFSPYVVPAGAHQYARFAAPFRDRMDMWALTHPGYEKGEPVPSDVEAVLSLHARTVLECAGGKPVVLLGYSSGGWIAHGVAARLEAMGEKPAAVVMVDSFSREIPFDRQVLNAMAQAQSQRLDFMRSGGEQLTAMGRYMHLFDDWAAPEIAAPTLLVRAGEPMPAAGATDGDGRAAPPEHVGTTVEVAGNHYSMMEDHAGTTAAAVESWLADIVTDPSGPAVPPDATT, from the coding sequence ATGAGCAGCAACGAAGACAGGCTTCTCGAGTATCTCAAGCGCGTCACCGGGGACCTTCGCCAGGTCCGGGAGCGCCTTCGCGAGGTCGAGGAGAAGGACCAGGAACCCATCGCGATCGTCGGCATGGCGTGCCGGTATCCGGGCGGGGTGCGCTCGCCGGAGGACCTGTGGCAGCTGGTGGTCTCCGGTGGCGACGCGGTCGGGGAGTTCCCCGCGGACCGGGGCTGGGACGTGGAGGACATCTACGACCCGGACCCGGAGGCGTCGGGCAAGACGTACGCGCGGCACGGTGGATTCCTCTACGAGGCGGGGGAGTTCGACCCGGGGTTCTTCGGGATCTCGCCGCGTGAGGCCGTGGCGATGGATCCGCAGCAGCGGTTGCTGCTGGAGACCACGTGGGAGACGTTCGAGCGGGCCGGCATCGACGCCGAGTCGGTGCGGGGGAGCCGCACCGGTGTCTTCGTCGGCTCCGGCTACCAGGACTACGTCAACCTCCTGCTCGGCGTGGCCGGCGAGGCCTCTGACGGCCACGTCGGGACCGGCAACTCGGCCAGCGTGATGTCCGGCCGCATCGCCTACACCTTCGGCCTGGAAGGCCCGGCGGTCACCGTCGACACGGCGTGCTCGTCGTCGCTCGTGGCGCTCCACTGGGCGATCCAGGCGCTGCGCAGCGGCGAGTGCTCGATGGCGCTGGCCGGCGGTGTGCAGGTGATGACCACACCCACCGCGTTCGTGGAGTTCAGCCGCCAGCGCGGACTGGCCCCGGACGGGCGGTGCAAGCCGTTCGCCGCCGCGGCGGACGGCACCGGCTGGGCCGAGGGTGTCGGCATGCTCCTGGTGGAGCGGCTCTCCGACGCCCGCCGCAACGGGCACCGGGTGCTGGCGGTCGTGCGCGGCAGCGCCGTCAACCAGGACGGCGCGTCCAACGGCCTGACGGCGCCGAACGGGCCCGCGCAGCAGCGTGTCATCCGCCAGGCGCTGGCCTCGGCCGGTCTGTCTCCCGCCCAGGTCGACGCGGTGGAGGCGCACGGTACGGGTACGACGCTGGGCGACCCGATCGAGGCGCAGGCGCTGCTGGCGACGTACGGCCGGGAGCGGCCGGAGGGACGGCCGTTGTGGCTGGGGTCGCTGAAGTCCAACATCGGTCACTCGCAGGCGGCGGCCGGTGTCGGCGGCATCATCAAGATGGTCATGGCGATGCGCCATGGCGTCCTGCCGCAGACCTTGCACGTCGATGAGCCGACGCCGCACGTGGACTGGACCGCCGGTGACGTCCGGCTGCTGACTGAAGCGATGGACTGGCCGGAGTCGGACCACCCGCGCCGTGCCGCCGTGTCCTCCTTCGGTGTCAGCGGCACCAACGCCCACACCATCCTCGAACAGGCGCCGGCCCAGGACGAGGAGCCCGCAGGGGCTCCCGCCACCGGCCCCCTGGCGTGGGTGCTCTCCGCCAAGAGCGACGAGGCGCTGCAGGCCCAGGCGGCCCGGCTGTTGTCCGTCACCGACGGTGACGTATCGCCGACGGACGTCGGAATGTCGCTGGCCACGACCCGGGCGGCCCTGCGACACCGGGCCGCGGTGGTGGGGGAGAGCCGTGAGGAACTCCTCCACGGTCTGCGTGACTTGGCCGCCGGTACCCCGTCGCCCGGTGTGCTGCTGGGCCGCCCGGCGGGCGGCAAGACCGGGTTCCTGTTCTCCGGCCAGGGCTCGCAGCGCATCGGCATGGGTCGTGAGCTGTACGAGGCCTACCCCGTCTTCGCCGAGGCCTACGACGAGGTGTGCGCGCAACTGGACGCGCCCGTCGACGTCGATGCGGAAACGCTTCACCAGACCGGGTGCACCCAGCCCGCGCTGTTCGCGATCGAGGTGGCGCTGTTCCGGCTCCTCGAATCCTGGGGCATCCGGCCCGACTTCGTCGTGGGCCACTCCGTGGGCGAGATCGCGGCCGCACACGTGGCCGGCGCGCTGTCGCTCGCCGACGCGGCCAAGCTCGTGTCCGCCCGTGCCGCGCTGATGCAGGCGCTGCCGGCCGGCGGTGCGATGGTCGCCGTGCAGGCCACCGAAGAGGAGATCCTGCCGCACCTCACCGACGAGGTGAACATCGCCGCGGTCAACGGGCCGCAGTCGGTGGTGATCTCCGGTGACGAGACGGCAGCCCTGGCGGTCGCCGCGGCCTTCGCCGAGCAGGGCCGAAAGACGTCCCGGCTGAAGGTCAGCCACGCGTTCCACTCGCCGCTCATGGACCCCATGCTCGACGAGTTCGCCCAGGTGGTGCGCGGACTGACCTTCGAGGAACCGCAGCTCCCCGTCGTCTCCAACGTCACGGGCCGGCTCGTCGACGCGTACACGGCCGAGTACTGGGTCCGGCACGTCCGCGAGGCGGTCCGCTTCGCCGACGGCGTGCAGACCCTCGCCGACCTCGGCGTGACGACGTTCGTGGAGATCGGCCCCGGCGGCGTCCTGAGCGGCATGGCGCAGGGCTGCGCGGACACGGCCGTCACGGTTCCGCTGCTGCGCGCGGACCGTCCCGAGCGCCAGGCGCTCGTCACGGCTCTCGCGCAACTGCACACCCACGGCGTAGCGGTGGACTGGAACGTCTTCTACTCCGGTGCGCGGAAGACCGACCTGCCGACGTATGCGTTCCAGCACGAGCGGTACTGGGTGGACGCGCCGGAGGCCGCCGCTGCCGCAGCGGTGGATCCGGTGGACGCGCAGTTCTGGGAGACCGTGGAGCGCGAGGACCTGCAGGCCCTCGCCGAGACCCTGGACGTCGGTGCCGAGGACGCGCTCAGCGACGTCCTGCCGGCGCTGTCGTCGTGGCGGCGGCAGCGCAAGGAGCGGTCCGCCGCAGAAGGCTGGCGCTACCGCGAGTCGTGGAAGCGCCTGGGCGAGCTCGCGCCGGCCGGCCCCGGCGGCACCTGGCTGCTGGCCGTGCCGGAGGAGGAGAACGAGCAGATCGCCGCGGTCCGCACCGCGCTCACCGCCCGCGGCGCCGATGTGCGGACCCTGGTCGTCGGCTCGGCGAGCGACCGCGCAGGGCTGGCCGGGGAACTGGCCGGGCTCGGACCCGTCGACGGCGTGCTGTCCCTGCTCGTCACCGACGACCCCGTGCTGCCCACCCTGCTGCTCGTCCAGGCCCTGGGCGACGCGGGCGTCGACGCCCCGCTGTGGTGCCTCACCTCGGGCGCGGTGGCCGTCAGCGCTTCCGACGCCGTACGCAACGCACGGCACGCCCAGGTCTGGGGACTGGGCCGCACGGTCGCCCTGGAGCTGCCCCGGCGCTGGGGCGGCCTGATCGACCTGCCCGAGACCGTCGACGAGCAGGCCGCCGCACGCCTCGCCGGAGTGCTGGCACAGGCGCGGAGCGGCCGGTGGGACGAGGACCAGCTCGCGGTCCGCGCCTCCGGCGTCTTCGCCCGGCGGCTCGCCCACGCACCGGCCCGCCCGGCCACCGGCCGCTGGCAGCCCCGGGGCACCGTCCTGATCACCGGCGGTACGGGTGCGCTGGGCGGCCACGTCGCCCGCTGGCTGGCGCGCAACGGCGCCGAGCACCTCGTCCTCGCCGGCCGCCGGGGCCCGGACGCGCCGGGCGCCGCCGCCCTGCGGGCCGAACTGGAGGCCCTCGGCGCCCGCGTCACCGTCGCCGCGTGCGACGTGGCCGACCGCGACGCCGTCGCCGCCCTGCTCGCCGAGCACACCCTCACCGCCGTCGTGCACACGGCCGGAGTCGCCGACGCCGGCATGACGGACGCCACGACGCCGGCCGCCTTCGCCGCCGCGCTCGCCGCGAAGGCCGGCGGCGCGGCCCACCTGGACGAGCTGCTGGGCGATCAGGAGCTCGACGCCTTCGTCCTCTTCTCCTCCATCTCCGGCGTCTGGGGCAGCGGCGGCCAGGCCGCCTACGCCGCCGGCAACGCCTTCCTGGACGGGCTCGCACGGCAGCGCCGTGGCCGGGGCCTCACCGCGACCGCCGTCTCCTGGGGCCCCTGGGCCGACGGAGGCATGGTCGAGGACGGGGACGACGAGGAGCGCCTGCGCCGCCGCGGGCTCCGCGCGATGACCCCCGACTCGGCGATCACCGCCCTGCAGCGCGCACTCGACCGCGACGAAACGCTGCTGACCGTGGCCGACGTGGACTGGTCGCGCTTCATCGTGCCCTTCACCCTCGGCCGCCCCAGCCCGCTGCTCGGCGACCTCCCCGAGGTGCGCGCGACGCTCGCGGAGGACGCCCCCGGCACGGGCCCCGGCTCCGGGGCGCTCGCCGGGAGCCTGGCCGGGCTGTCGCCCGAGGACCGCGAACGCGCCCTCGTGGACCTCGTGCGCACGCACGCCGCCGCCGTCCTCGGCCACCGCGGAGCGGGCGCGGTCGAGGCCGACCGGCCCTTCCGGGACCTCGGCTTCGACTCCCTGACCGCGGTGGAGCTCCGCAACCGGATCAACGAGGCGACCGGCCTGGCCCTGCCCACGACCCTGGTCTTCGACCACCCCACGGCCGCGGACCTCGCCGCCCACCTGCTCGCCGAACTCACCGGCGGGGAGGACCCGGAAGCCACGGCCTCGGCCGCCGCCGCCGTACTGGACGAGCCCATCGCCATCATCGGGATGGCCTGCCGCTACCCCGGCGACGTGCGCTCGCCCGAGGACCTGTGGGAGCTGGTCGCCTCCGGCCGCGACGCGATCTCCCGCTTCCCCGGCAACCGCGGCTGGAACGTCGAGGCGCTCTACCACCCGGACCCCGACCACCCCGGCACCACGTACACCACCCAGGGCGGATTCCTGCACGACGCGGACGAGTTCGATCCCGCCGTCTTCGGGATCAGCCCGCGCGAGGCCGTCGCCATGGACCCGCAGCAGCGCCTGCTGCTGGAGACCACGTGGGAGGCCTTCGAACGCGCCGGGATCGCCCCGCACACCGTGCGCTCCACTGCCACCGGCGTGTTCGTCGGCTCCGGCTACCAGGACTACACCGCCCGCCCGCTCAAGGTGCCCGACGGCGTCGAGGGCTACATCCCCAGCGGCAACGCGGCCAGCGTGATCACCGGCCGCCTCTCCTACGCCTTCGGCCTGCAGGGGCCGTCGGTCACCGTCGACACCGCGTGCTCGTCCTCGCTGACCGCCCTCCACCTCGCCGTGCAGGCACTGCGCAACGGCGAGTGCTCCATGGCGCTGGCCGGTGGCGTGATGGTGATGGCCGGCCCGTCCGCGTTCACGATGTCGAGCAGGCAGCGCGCGCTGTCCGCCGACGGCCGCTGCAAGGCGTTCTCCTCGACCGCCGACGGCACCGGCTTCGCCGAGGGCGTCGGCCTGGTCCTGGTCGAGCGCCTGTCCGACGCGCGCCGCAACGGGCACGAGGTGCTGGCCGTCGTACGGGGCAGCGCGGTCAACCAGGACGGCGCCTCCAACGGCCTGACCGCCCCCAGCGGCAAGGCCCAGCAGCAGGTGATCCGGCAGGCCCTGGCCAACGCCCGGCTCGCCCCGGGCGAGGTGGACGCCGTGGAGGCCCACGGCACCGGCACCAAGCTCGGCGACCCCATCGAGGCCCAGGCACTGCTGGCCACGTACGGCAAGGAGCGCGAAGCGCACCCGCTGTGGCTCGGCTCGCTGAAGTCCAACATCGGCCACTCCCAGGCGGCCGCAGGCGTCGGCGGCGTCATCAAGATGGTGATGGCCATCCGCAACGGCGTCCTGCCGCAGACCCTGCACGTCGACGAGCCGACCCCGGACGTCGACTGGACCGGCGGGAACGTACGCCTGCTGACCGAGCAGACCGCCTGGCCCGACCGGGGCAGGCCGCGGCGCGCCGCCGTCTCCTCGTTCGGCATGAGCGGCACCAACGTGCACACCATCATCGAGCAGGCCCCGGAGACCGGGCCCGCCGCCGAGGACGAGCAGACCCGCGCAACCCCGGACGACACCGCCACCGCCCAGGCCGTGGACGTGTTCCCGTGGGCCCTGTCCGCGAAGTCCGCGCGGGCCCTGCGCGAGCAGGCCCGCCGGCTGCTGAACCACCTCGACCGCACCGAAGACCTCTCCCTGCCCGACGTGGGCCGCGCCCTCGTCACCACGCGGACGCAGCTTGAGCAGCGGGCCGTGGTCGTCGGCCGCGACCGGCACGAACTGCGGGCCGGGCTCGCGGCGCTCGCCGAGGGCGAGCCCGCGGACACCGTGGTCCAGGGCTCCACCACGGCCTCCGGCAAGGTCGTGCTCGTCTTCCCCGGCCACGGCTCGCAGTGGACCGGAATGGCCGCGGAACTGCTGGAGACCTCCCCGGTCTTCGCCGAGCAGGCGAAGGCCTGCGCCGAGGCCTTCGCCCCCTATCTCGACTGGCCGCTGCTCGACGTCCTGCGCGCCGAGCCGGGCGCGCCGGGCATGGCGGACGTGGAGGTCGCCCAGCCCGCGCTGTTCACGGTGATGGTGTCGCTGGCCGCCCTGTGGCGCTCCTACGGAGTGACGCCCGCCGCCGTCGTCGGCCACTCGCAGGGCGAGGTCGCCGCCGCGTACGTCGCGGGGGCGCTGACGCTGGACGACGCGGCCCGGATCGTGGCCCTGCGCAGCCGCACGCTCACCAAGCTCATCGGCAAGGGCGCGATGCTCGCGGTCGCGATGCCCGCCGACCGGGCCCGCGCGAGGCTGGAGAAGTACGGGGACCGGCTGTCGGTCGCCGCCGTCAACGGGCCCGCAGCCCTGACCGTCTCCGGGGAGCCCGGCGCGGTCGACGAACTGCTGGCGGAGCTCGAAGGCGAAGGCGTCCGCGTGCGCAAGGTCCGCGGCGCCACCGGCGCCGGGCACTCCGCCCAGGTCGAGAGTCTGCGCTCGGAGCTGCTGGAGCTGCTGGCCCCGGTCGCGCCGCGCACGGGGGACGTCCCCTTCTACTCCACGGTGACCGGCGCGGTGCTGGACACCGCCACCCTGGACGCCGAGTACTGGTACCGCAACGCCCGCCGCACGGTGGAGTTCGAGCAGACCGTACGGACGCTGCTGGACGACGGGCACGGGGTGTTCGTCGAGTGCAGCCCGCACCCGCTGCTGGCCGGTGCCGTGCAGGAGATCGCGGAGGAGGCAGGCGCCGACGCCGTGACCGGCGCGTCGCTGCGCAGGGACCAGGGCGGCATGGACCGCTTCCTGCGCTCCGTGGCCGAACTGCACGTCAACGGCGTGCACGTGGACTGGACGGTCCCCTTCGCGGGGCACCCCGAACAGCGCGTGGACCTGCCGACGTACGCGTTCCAGCGGCAGCGGTACTGGCTGGAGGGCGCCGACCCGGTGCCCGCGGGCGCCGACCCGGTCGAGGCCCGCTTCTGGGAACTGGTCGAGAACACGGACCTGCCCGGGCTCGCCGGTGAGCTCGGGGCGGACGACGCCGCCCTCATCGGCCCGGCGCTGCCGGTGCTGTCCGCCTGGCGCCGCCGCAGCCAAGAGAAGTCCACGGTGGACGGCTGGCGCTACCGAGTCGCCTTCCGGCAGCTGACCGACGCCCCGGCGGCCCCGGACCTGGACGGCCTGTGGCTCGCCGTCCTCCCCGCCGGACTCGCCGACGAGGAGTGGGCGCCCTGCGTCGTCGGCGTGCTCGGCGCCCACGGCGCCAAGGTGCGGGTCGTCGAACTCCCCGTCGACTGCGACCGCGCGGACGCCGCGAACCGGCTCGCCGAGGAGCTCGGCACCGAACAGCCCGCCGGAGTCCTCTCGATGCTCGGCCTCGCACCCGGCCGGCACCCGGCCCACCCGACGCTGTCCGCGAGCCTCGCCGCGACCGTGACCCTGCTGCAGGCACTGGGCGACCTCGACGTCCAGGCACCGCTGTGGTGCGCGACCCGCGGCGCCGTGTCCACCGGCGCCTCCGACCCGCTGCGCGACGCCGACCAGGCACAGCTGTGGGGCCTGGGCATCGTCGCGGCACTGGAACTGCCCCGGCGCTGGGGCGGCCTGGTCGACCTGCCCGAGGCGCTGGACGAGCACGCACTGCGCCGCCTGGCCGGAGTGCTGGCCCAGCATGACGAGGACCAGCTCGCCGTACGCGCCGACGGCGTGTTCGGCCGGCGCATGGTCCGCGCACGGCCCGCCGACGCGGAGCCCGCCACGCCGTGGCGGCCCCGCGGCACCGTCCTGGTCACCGGCGGCACCGGCGGCGTGGGCCGCAACCTCGCCCGCTGGCTCGCCGGGGCGGGCGCCGAGCACCTGGTCCTGACCAGCAGGAGCGGGCCCGACGCCCCCGGAGCGCAGGAACTGCACGCGGAGCTGACCGCACTGGGCGCCGAAGTCACTATCGCCGTCTGCGACATCGCCGACCGCGACGCGGTCGCGCGGCTGCTCGCCGGCATCGAGGACCGGCACCCGCTCACCGCGGTGCTGCACGCCGCCGGTACGGCACGGTCGTCCATGCTGGCCCACGCCGGCCTCGACGAGTTCGCCGAGGCCGCGGCCTCCAAGGTCACCGGTGCCGTCCACCTGGACGAGCTGCTCGACGGCCGTGACCTGGACGCCTTCGTCCTCTTCGCCTCCGGCGCCGGCGTCTGGGGCAGCGGCGGACAGGCCTCCTACGCCTCCGCCAACGCCTTCCTCGACGCGCTGGCACTGCGGCGGCGGGCCCGCGGCCTGACCGCGACCTCGGTCGCCTGGGGCGGCTGGGCCGGCGGCGGCATGGTCGACGACGCGGTCCAGGAGCGCGGCGAGAAGCGGGGCCTGGGCTTCATGCCCCCCGAGCTGGCCATCTCCGCACTGCGCCAGGCGGTCGAGCACGACGAGGCGGCCCTGACCGTCGCCCCGATCGACTGGGAGAAGTTCCTGCCCGCCTTCACCGTCGGACGGCCCAGCCCGCTGCTGGCCGACCTCCCGGACGTACAGCGGCTCCTGGAGGCCGAGCAGGCCGCCGGCGAGGAGACCGGCGCCGAAGCGGGCCTGGCGGCCGAACTCGCCGGACTCGCCCCGGCCGGGCAGGAGGAGCGGCTGCTGGAGCACATCCGCTCCCAGAGCGCCGTCGTCCTCGGCCACGCGTCGGCCGAGGACGTGCCGCCCACCGCGCAGTTCCTGGAGCTGGGCTTCGACTCGCTCACCGCGATCGACCTGCGGCGGCGCCTGTCGGCCGCGACCGGTCTCAAGCTGCCCGCAGGACTGGCCTTCGACCACCCCACGCCCGCCAGGCTCGCCAAGCACCTGCTGACGCGGCTCGGCGGCGCCGGCCGCGGCGCCGCCGCGGAGGAGGAGAGGCCGGCCGACATGCTGGTGCAGCTCTACCAGCACGCGAGCGAGAACGGCACGGCCGCCGAGGCCATGGGCATGCTCATGGATGCGGCCCGCTTCCGGCGCTCCTTCGAGCGGCCCGAGGAACTGGACCGGCCGCCCGCCCCGGTGCGGTTCTCGCAGGGCGACCGGCCCTTCGCACTGATGTGCTTCTCGCCGTACGTCGTACCGGCCGGGGCGCACCAGTACGCCCGGTTCGCCGCACCCTTCCGCGACCGGATGGACATGTGGGCGCTGACCCACCCCGGCTACGAGAAGGGCGAGCCGGTCCCCTCCGACGTGGAGGCCGTGCTCAGCCTGCACGCGCGGACCGTGCTGGAATGCGCCGGCGGCAAGCCCGTCGTCCTGCTCGGCTACTCCTCGGGCGGCTGGATCGCCCACGGCGTGGCGGCCCGCCTGGAGGCCATGGGCGAGAAGCCCGCGGCCGTGGTGATGGTCGACAGCTTCAGCCGCGAGATCCCCTTCGACCGCCAGGTGCTCAACGCCATGGCCCAAGCGCAGTCGCAGCGCCTGGACTTCATGAGGTCCGGCGGCGAACAGCTCACCGCGATGGGCCGCTACATGCACCTGTTCGACGACTGGGCCGCGCCGGAGATCGCCGCGCCGACCCTGCTCGTGCGGGCGGGCGAGCCCATGCCGGCGGCCGGCGCAACGGACGGCGACGGACGCGCGGCACCGCCCGAGCACGTCGGCACGACCGTCGAAGTGGCCGGAAACCACTACTCGATGATGGAGGACCACGCCGGCACCACCGCGGCGGCGGTGGAGTCCTGGCTGGCGGACATCGTCACGGATCCGTCCGGCCCCGCCGTCCCTCCGGACGCAACGACCTGA